Proteins encoded together in one Thermomonospora curvata DSM 43183 window:
- a CDS encoding CpaF family protein: MDHALVKRLRQEVGDRLAAQRRLDAASGLPPMSAEDERQFARALIAQVLEEYARAELAAGRRPPSAEEEEALAGAVHAALFGVGRLQPLLEDPEIENIDINGCDRVFISYADGREVMGEPVADSDEELIELIQILAAYSGLSSRPFDTANPQLDLRLPDGSRLSAVMDVTVRPALSIRRARLGKVFLSDLVGNGTLTPELGRFLRAAVLARKNIMIAGATNAGKTTLLRALANEIPPHERLITVERALELGLDAFPDLHPNVVAFEERLPNSEGQGAISMAELVRRSLRMNPSRVIVGEVLGDEIVTMLNAMTQGNDGSLSTIHANSSMEVFNRIATYAIQAEERLPVEATHMLIAGAIDFVVFIEKRNDYGRGGRLRRFVSSVREVTGCDQRVLSSEVFAMGPDGHVVPAAPISCADELAAYGYDAATGGGW; encoded by the coding sequence GTGGATCACGCGCTGGTCAAACGGTTGCGCCAGGAAGTGGGGGACCGGCTGGCCGCCCAGCGCAGACTGGACGCCGCCAGCGGGCTGCCCCCCATGTCGGCCGAGGACGAACGGCAGTTCGCCCGCGCCCTCATCGCCCAGGTGCTGGAGGAGTACGCGCGGGCCGAACTGGCCGCCGGCCGCCGCCCGCCCAGCGCCGAAGAGGAAGAGGCGCTGGCCGGCGCGGTGCACGCGGCGCTGTTCGGGGTGGGCCGGCTGCAGCCGCTGCTGGAAGACCCCGAGATCGAGAACATCGACATCAACGGCTGCGACCGGGTGTTCATCAGCTACGCCGACGGGCGGGAGGTGATGGGCGAGCCGGTCGCCGACTCCGACGAAGAACTCATCGAGCTCATCCAGATCCTGGCCGCCTACTCGGGACTGTCCTCCCGGCCCTTCGACACCGCCAACCCCCAACTGGACCTGCGGCTGCCGGACGGGTCCCGGCTGTCGGCGGTCATGGACGTCACGGTGCGCCCGGCGCTGTCGATCCGCCGGGCCCGGCTGGGCAAGGTCTTCCTGTCGGACCTGGTCGGCAACGGCACCCTCACCCCCGAGCTGGGCCGTTTCCTGCGCGCCGCGGTGCTGGCCCGCAAGAACATCATGATCGCCGGGGCCACCAACGCCGGGAAGACCACCCTGCTGCGCGCCCTGGCCAACGAGATCCCGCCCCACGAGCGGCTGATCACCGTGGAACGCGCCCTGGAACTGGGGCTGGACGCCTTCCCCGACCTGCACCCCAACGTGGTGGCCTTCGAAGAACGGCTGCCCAACTCCGAGGGGCAGGGCGCCATCTCCATGGCCGAGCTGGTGCGCCGGTCGCTGCGCATGAACCCCTCCCGGGTCATCGTCGGCGAGGTGCTGGGCGACGAGATCGTCACCATGCTCAACGCGATGACCCAGGGCAACGACGGGTCGCTGTCGACCATCCACGCCAACTCCTCCATGGAGGTGTTCAACCGGATCGCCACCTACGCCATCCAGGCCGAAGAGCGGCTGCCGGTGGAGGCCACCCACATGCTCATCGCCGGGGCCATCGACTTCGTGGTCTTCATCGAAAAACGCAACGACTACGGCCGCGGCGGCCGGCTGCGCCGCTTCGTCTCCAGCGTCCGCGAGGTCACCGGCTGCGACCAGCGGGTGCTGTCGTCGGAGGTGTTCGCGATGGGCCCCGACGGGCACGTGGTGCCGGCCGCCCCCATCTCCTGCGCCGATGAGCTGGCCGCCTACGGCTATGACGCCGCGACGGGAGGTGGCTGGTGA
- a CDS encoding DNA-3-methyladenine glycosylase 2 family protein, which yields MLDFDSCYRAISARDARFDGRFFTAVTSTGVYCRPICPARTPARHNVRFYRDAAAAEAAGFRPCKRCRPEAAPGSAAWDFKGDLVRRALRLIEEGVVDEQGVRGLARRLAVTERHLHRLFTAELGASPLAVARSRRLRLALRLLRETSMPVTDVAFAAGFGSVRQFNATLREVYGQTPSQLRGARPAAGSGLELRLAVRPPFDARALLEFLASQAIPGVEEAGAERYARTGPGGCRIELLMRPDHVLLRVDAPDLRGVARLVARCRRLLDLDADPQAVSRTLGADRLLAPLVAARPGLRVPGAFDGFELAVRAVLGRLASPAAAGALAGRLAVRCGRPLPEPAGTLTHCFPTAAQVAGADLSGLGLSDAQRRALQALARAVAAGELDLDGGADPAETARRLLELPGIDPWTAEYVAMRALGDPDAFPATDPGLRSAVHALAADGAASPAELVGRAERWRPWRAYAAMHLWTSLPAIPQRTLEKV from the coding sequence GTGCTGGATTTCGACTCCTGCTACCGGGCGATCAGCGCCCGGGACGCCCGGTTCGACGGGCGGTTCTTCACCGCGGTCACCTCGACCGGCGTCTACTGCCGCCCGATCTGCCCGGCGCGCACCCCGGCACGGCACAACGTGCGGTTCTACCGGGACGCGGCGGCGGCCGAGGCGGCCGGGTTCCGCCCCTGCAAACGGTGCCGGCCGGAGGCCGCCCCGGGGTCGGCCGCCTGGGACTTCAAAGGCGACCTGGTGCGGCGGGCGCTGCGGCTGATCGAAGAGGGCGTGGTGGACGAGCAGGGGGTGCGGGGCCTGGCCCGGCGGCTGGCGGTGACCGAACGGCATCTGCACCGGCTGTTCACCGCCGAGCTGGGCGCCTCGCCGCTGGCGGTGGCGCGCAGCCGGCGGCTGCGGCTGGCGTTGCGGCTGCTGCGCGAGACGTCCATGCCGGTGACGGACGTGGCGTTCGCCGCCGGGTTCGGCAGCGTCCGGCAGTTCAACGCGACGCTGCGCGAGGTCTACGGGCAGACGCCCTCCCAGCTGCGCGGGGCGCGGCCGGCCGCCGGCTCCGGGCTGGAGCTGCGGCTGGCGGTGCGCCCGCCGTTCGACGCCCGCGCCCTGCTGGAGTTCCTGGCGTCCCAGGCGATCCCCGGGGTGGAGGAGGCCGGCGCGGAGCGTTACGCCCGCACCGGCCCGGGAGGCTGCCGGATCGAGCTGCTGATGCGGCCGGACCATGTGCTGCTGCGCGTCGACGCCCCCGACCTGCGGGGCGTGGCCCGCCTGGTGGCGCGCTGCCGCAGGCTGCTGGACCTGGACGCCGACCCGCAGGCGGTGAGCCGCACGCTGGGCGCCGACCGGCTGCTGGCCCCGCTGGTGGCGGCGCGGCCGGGGCTGCGGGTGCCGGGCGCCTTCGACGGCTTCGAACTGGCCGTGCGGGCGGTGCTGGGCCGCCTGGCGTCACCGGCGGCGGCCGGCGCCCTGGCCGGACGGCTGGCGGTCCGCTGCGGGCGGCCGCTGCCGGAGCCGGCGGGCACGCTGACCCACTGCTTCCCCACCGCCGCGCAGGTCGCCGGCGCCGACCTGTCCGGCCTGGGCCTCAGCGACGCCCAGCGGCGCGCGCTGCAGGCCCTGGCCCGCGCGGTGGCCGCAGGCGAGCTGGACTTGGACGGCGGCGCCGACCCCGCCGAGACCGCCCGCCGGCTGCTGGAACTGCCCGGCATCGACCCGTGGACGGCCGAGTACGTGGCCATGCGCGCCCTGGGCGACCCGGACGCCTTCCCCGCCACCGACCCGGGCCTGCGCAGCGCCGTGCACGCCCTGGCCGCAGACGGCGCGGCCTCCCCCGCCGAGCTGGTCGGACGCGCCGAACGCTGGCGTCCCTGGCGCGCCTATGCGGCCATGCACCTGTGGACGTCCCTGCCGGCGATCCCGCAACGGACTTTGGAGAAGGTTTGA
- a CDS encoding TadE/TadG family type IV pilus assembly protein has translation MKVLRRALRRAGTDGDRGTIAMYTVLLTPSVLLLAGLLVDGGLAIHARQRAADMAEQAARAGANEIDVQTLRATGEPRIDAAAACASAYDLLDAYGQEVADRDCLPGAEEVRITVTIRVRPQLLAIVPGLGHFTMTSTASAHPETGETP, from the coding sequence GTGAAGGTCTTGCGACGAGCCCTGCGGCGGGCCGGGACGGACGGCGACCGCGGCACCATCGCCATGTACACCGTGCTGCTCACCCCGTCGGTGCTGCTGCTGGCGGGGCTGCTGGTGGACGGCGGGCTGGCCATCCACGCCCGGCAGCGCGCCGCCGACATGGCTGAACAGGCCGCCCGCGCCGGCGCCAACGAAATCGACGTCCAGACGCTGCGCGCCACCGGCGAGCCCAGGATCGACGCCGCCGCCGCCTGCGCCAGCGCCTACGACCTGCTGGACGCCTACGGGCAGGAGGTCGCCGACCGCGACTGCCTGCCGGGAGCCGAGGAGGTCCGCATCACCGTGACGATCCGGGTGCGGCCGCAGCTGCTGGCCATCGTGCCGGGGCTGGGGCACTTTACGATGACCTCGACGGCATCCGCCCATCCAGAGACCGGCGAGACCCCCTAG
- a CDS encoding NYN domain-containing protein has protein sequence MATSEHVPQPARYAVFVDAGYLYAASGALLLDATSRREYRVAAEQLINALIDYAAKELRGELLRVYWFDAAPRRQPTVDQRVIANLPRVKLRLGNLNAQGQQKGVDAQLRADLEALARHRAITDAVLLAGDEDMLPAVEAAQRYGVLVHLWGVEPTHGSNQAEWLVWESDTVEVLSADFLRPYFTKAKALPVPPAAASREAAVHSKNSSVPSPAQVFAGRSPSTRPIPGVGTRPGGALPSSGHNGKLGPDRHQMEEIGEHVAQKWIFERGRDNIRDLLPGPILPPVIDKELLIEAEKELGRSLRPYQEARTWLRDGFWERVYREFGIGIGKSG, from the coding sequence ATGGCTACCTCGGAGCATGTTCCCCAGCCTGCCCGCTACGCCGTCTTCGTGGACGCGGGGTACCTCTACGCTGCCTCGGGGGCACTGCTCCTGGACGCCACGTCCCGCCGCGAGTACCGGGTGGCGGCCGAACAGCTCATCAACGCCCTCATCGACTACGCCGCCAAGGAACTGCGCGGCGAGCTGCTGCGGGTCTACTGGTTCGACGCCGCTCCGCGCCGCCAGCCCACCGTGGACCAGCGGGTGATCGCCAACCTGCCGCGGGTGAAGCTGCGGCTGGGAAACCTCAACGCCCAGGGGCAGCAAAAGGGCGTGGACGCCCAGTTGCGCGCCGACCTGGAGGCGCTGGCCCGCCATCGCGCCATCACCGACGCGGTGCTGCTGGCCGGGGACGAGGACATGCTGCCGGCCGTGGAGGCCGCCCAGCGCTACGGGGTGCTGGTGCACCTGTGGGGGGTGGAACCCACCCACGGCTCCAACCAGGCCGAGTGGCTGGTGTGGGAGTCCGACACGGTGGAGGTGCTGTCGGCGGACTTCCTGCGCCCCTATTTCACCAAGGCCAAGGCGCTGCCCGTCCCCCCGGCCGCCGCATCCCGGGAGGCGGCGGTGCACTCCAAGAACTCCTCGGTGCCCTCCCCGGCCCAGGTGTTCGCCGGCCGCTCCCCCTCCACCCGGCCGATCCCCGGCGTCGGGACGCGCCCGGGCGGTGCGCTGCCGTCCTCGGGCCACAACGGCAAGCTCGGCCCGGACCGCCACCAGATGGAGGAGATCGGCGAGCACGTGGCGCAAAAGTGGATCTTCGAGCGGGGCCGCGACAACATCCGCGACCTGCTGCCCGGCCCGATCCTGCCCCCGGTCATCGACAAGGAGCTGCTGATCGAGGCGGAAAAGGAGCTGGGCCGTTCGCTGCGCCCCTACCAGGAGGCCCGCACCTGGCTGCGCGACGGGTTCTGGGAGCGGGTCTACCGGGAGTTCGGCATCGGCATCGGCAAGTCCGGCTGA
- a CDS encoding type II secretion system F family protein, protein MAMLAGATVGLGLYLLVRALFPARPGLAASLAAFDRARAQDTAERQRRVSPGMEEISGLRARVGRALVRFYESRGWEQRSVRADLALLERSYEGFLATKFLLPAAALIFMPVLVGYAALVGLGDSLAVPAWMALIMAGFFFFLPDLQLRQEAAQRRRDFRHVVGAFLDLVAMNLAGGRGVPEALMTAAQVGDGWAMVRIREALANARIVGQTPWQALGRLGEEVNVAELRDLAAALTLVADDGAKIRQSLAARAASMRSRELSELEGKAGERSQSMLIAQLLFCFGFLVFLGFPALIRILVT, encoded by the coding sequence ATGGCGATGCTGGCCGGGGCCACCGTCGGGCTGGGGCTGTACCTGCTGGTGCGGGCGCTGTTCCCGGCGCGGCCGGGGCTGGCGGCGAGCCTGGCGGCCTTCGACCGGGCCCGGGCGCAGGACACCGCCGAACGGCAGCGGCGCGTCTCCCCCGGCATGGAGGAGATCAGCGGGCTGCGCGCCCGGGTGGGACGCGCGCTGGTCCGCTTCTATGAGTCGCGGGGCTGGGAGCAGCGGTCGGTGCGGGCCGACCTGGCGCTGCTGGAACGCTCATACGAGGGGTTCTTGGCCACCAAGTTCCTGCTGCCGGCCGCCGCGCTGATCTTCATGCCCGTGCTGGTGGGGTACGCGGCGCTGGTGGGGCTGGGCGACTCGCTGGCGGTGCCCGCCTGGATGGCGCTGATCATGGCGGGGTTCTTCTTCTTCCTGCCGGACCTGCAGCTGCGGCAGGAGGCCGCGCAGCGCCGCCGCGACTTCCGCCATGTGGTCGGGGCCTTTTTGGACCTGGTGGCGATGAACCTGGCCGGCGGCCGGGGCGTGCCGGAGGCGCTGATGACGGCCGCCCAGGTGGGCGACGGCTGGGCGATGGTGCGGATCCGGGAGGCGCTGGCCAACGCCCGGATCGTCGGGCAGACCCCCTGGCAGGCGCTGGGCCGGCTGGGCGAGGAGGTGAACGTGGCCGAGCTGCGCGACCTGGCGGCGGCGTTGACGCTGGTGGCCGACGACGGCGCCAAGATCCGCCAATCGCTGGCGGCGCGGGCGGCCTCCATGCGCAGCCGGGAACTGTCGGAGCTGGAGGGCAAGGCGGGCGAACGCTCCCAGTCGATGCTGATCGCCCAATTGCTGTTCTGCTTCGGTTTCCTGGTGTTCCTGGGATTTCCGGCGCTGATCCGAATACTGGTGACATGA
- a CDS encoding type II secretion system F family protein, with translation MIFAPDVLAAIVAGGLAGGGLVLLAAAIRGLPVRPGKPPRRRGRQELIRTLTTRSAVSVLAGVAVLVVTRWPVAAIGAALLVLGWEGLVGGAAEERRAMARLEALAAWTESLRDTIAGAVGLEQAIPSSVRAAAPALQQPLRTLVDRLHTRMPMPEALRRFADDLNDPSADLVVAALILNARLRGPGLRDMLTALSASARAELDMRRRVEADRRATRRSVNVVVGVSVGTALLLTIFNRSYVEPYDGLLGQMVLCVVLALYAAAFLWLRRLARYDMPQRLLSAPAQARPGVPREVPATVAGWQGTLTPPLRGRHAMDAGGGGAGPAGGGRS, from the coding sequence GTGATCTTCGCCCCGGACGTGCTGGCCGCCATCGTCGCCGGCGGCCTGGCCGGCGGCGGGCTGGTGCTGCTGGCGGCGGCGATCCGCGGCCTGCCGGTGCGGCCCGGCAAGCCCCCGCGGCGGCGCGGCCGCCAAGAGCTGATCCGCACCCTGACCACCCGCAGCGCCGTCTCGGTGCTCGCCGGGGTGGCGGTGCTGGTGGTGACCCGCTGGCCGGTGGCCGCCATCGGCGCCGCCCTGCTGGTGCTGGGCTGGGAGGGCCTCGTCGGCGGGGCCGCCGAGGAGCGCCGCGCGATGGCCCGGCTGGAGGCCCTGGCCGCCTGGACCGAGTCGCTGCGCGACACCATCGCCGGCGCGGTCGGGCTGGAACAGGCCATCCCCTCCTCGGTGCGGGCCGCCGCCCCGGCCCTGCAGCAGCCGCTGCGCACCCTGGTGGACCGGCTGCACACCCGCATGCCGATGCCCGAGGCGCTGCGCCGCTTCGCCGACGACCTCAACGACCCCTCGGCCGACCTGGTGGTCGCCGCGCTGATCCTCAACGCCCGGCTGCGCGGCCCCGGGCTGCGCGACATGCTCACCGCGCTGTCCGCCTCGGCCCGCGCCGAGCTGGACATGCGCCGCCGGGTGGAGGCCGACCGGCGGGCCACCCGGCGCAGCGTCAACGTCGTGGTGGGCGTGTCGGTGGGCACGGCGCTGCTGCTGACCATCTTCAACCGCTCCTATGTGGAGCCCTACGACGGGCTGCTGGGCCAGATGGTGCTGTGCGTGGTGCTCGCCCTGTATGCGGCGGCGTTCCTGTGGCTGCGCCGCCTGGCCCGCTACGACATGCCGCAGCGCCTGCTGAGCGCCCCGGCACAGGCCCGTCCCGGCGTGCCCCGCGAGGTCCCCGCCACCGTGGCCGGCTGGCAGGGCACCCTCACCCCGCCGCTGCGCGGCCGCCACGCCATGGACGCCGGCGGCGGCGGTGCCGGACCCGCGGGAGGTGGCCGGTCGTGA
- a CDS encoding TadE/TadG family type IV pilus assembly protein: MAATARARRSDLGASSMELALLTPILILVILSVVQFTMIFHARHVALAAAQSGARVARSEPGGSWRAEARERAVRSVRGYGSRLLSDLRVVTDADADDNRWVEVSGTAVRVVPFLSSRALQVRQRAGGPVECFRPDDGDIDCE, encoded by the coding sequence ATGGCGGCCACGGCACGGGCCAGGCGCTCGGACCTGGGCGCCTCGTCGATGGAACTGGCGCTGCTCACCCCGATCCTGATCCTGGTCATCCTCAGCGTCGTGCAGTTCACGATGATCTTCCACGCCCGGCATGTGGCGCTGGCGGCGGCCCAGAGCGGGGCGCGGGTGGCCCGCAGCGAGCCCGGCGGCTCCTGGCGGGCCGAGGCCAGGGAACGGGCGGTGCGCTCGGTGCGCGGCTATGGGTCCAGGCTGCTGAGCGACCTGCGGGTCGTCACCGACGCCGACGCCGACGACAACCGCTGGGTGGAGGTCAGCGGCACGGCGGTGCGGGTCGTGCCGTTCCTGAGCAGCCGGGCGCTGCAGGTGCGCCAGCGGGCCGGCGGCCCGGTCGAATGCTTCCGGCCCGACGACGGCGACATCGACTGCGAGTGA
- a CDS encoding TadE family protein: protein MPAISRRAICRAGRDDGGGMSLELVLMTPIFVLFLMLLAAVGRYVDAQSQIDGAARDAVRAASVARSAEQARRLAHRVGTDTLRGTHWCRGGPAIATDTRQWGPGGRVAVTVTCTVDLGDLMFLGLPATRTFTGNAVAPIDTYSYRGTDFAAEGR, encoded by the coding sequence ATGCCGGCGATCAGCAGACGCGCGATATGCCGCGCCGGGCGGGACGACGGCGGCGGCATGTCGCTGGAACTGGTGTTGATGACGCCCATCTTCGTGCTGTTTTTGATGCTGCTGGCCGCCGTGGGCCGCTACGTGGACGCCCAGAGCCAGATCGACGGGGCGGCCCGCGACGCGGTGCGCGCCGCCTCCGTGGCGCGCAGCGCCGAGCAGGCCCGGCGGCTGGCCCACCGGGTCGGCACCGACACCCTGCGCGGCACCCACTGGTGCCGGGGAGGCCCCGCCATCGCCACCGACACCCGGCAGTGGGGGCCCGGCGGGCGGGTCGCCGTCACCGTGACCTGCACCGTGGACCTCGGCGACCTGATGTTCCTGGGGCTGCCGGCCACCCGCACGTTCACCGGCAACGCCGTGGCCCCCATCGACACCTACAGCTACCGGGGCACCGACTTTGCAGCGGAGGGCCGGTGA
- a CDS encoding methylated-DNA--[protein]-cysteine S-methyltransferase — protein MTINTTVLQTPIGPLALLEHDGALVGAGFTADPAELHARLHPSLRALELRPVGDLGAITKAHLAYFDGDLTALDALPVHHPASQRRERLWRALRRVGPGQTVTYAELAVLAGMDRTAARAAGQACAQNLIAPAIPCHRVLPSGGAPKGRLGGYYYGLERKAWLLSHESAVTGGRPDASAAPAPR, from the coding sequence TTGACGATCAACACGACCGTGCTGCAGACCCCGATCGGCCCGCTGGCGCTGCTGGAGCACGACGGCGCCCTGGTCGGAGCCGGTTTCACCGCCGACCCCGCCGAGCTGCACGCGCGATTGCACCCGTCCCTGCGCGCCCTGGAGCTGCGGCCGGTCGGCGACCTGGGCGCCATCACCAAGGCCCACCTCGCCTACTTCGACGGCGACCTGACCGCCTTGGACGCCCTCCCCGTCCACCACCCCGCCTCGCAGCGGCGGGAGCGGTTGTGGCGGGCGCTGCGGCGGGTCGGTCCCGGGCAGACCGTGACCTACGCGGAGCTGGCCGTGCTGGCGGGCATGGACCGCACCGCCGCCCGCGCCGCGGGCCAGGCGTGCGCCCAGAACCTCATCGCCCCGGCCATCCCCTGTCACCGCGTCCTGCCCTCCGGCGGCGCCCCCAAAGGACGCCTGGGCGGCTACTACTACGGCCTGGAGCGCAAGGCGTGGCTGCTGAGCCACGAATCGGCCGTCACCGGTGGGCGACCTGACGCCAGTGCGGCACCAGCTCCTCGATGA
- a CDS encoding bacterial transcriptional activator domain-containing protein — protein MSPRDAVGIRRRSAGEILAGLGALVALSALVVGVPCALLLAFGSPLPERMPTLEDLTGRIGPSAIITVLVTLVWLAWLQLVVCVLVEVHAGIRGVGVPVRVPLAGGLQPLVHRLVLAALLLFTTASAVMPAFSGRDMPSTAPVAAVQTDHFQLVAATTPLARAEPSGTAEEGARALAESVAAEPTEKTQTTKIYRVQPPQGRHHESLWEIAERCLGEGRRYKEIYELNKGRVQPDGSKLTYASLIRPGWILEMPADAVGVQVVPVEDLEEYFRYGHPKPDPEPRGQDGRETPRQAPEEAPPAPSAPPSQPPAAQTPEPPAEQTPAPPAEQAPQPPAAQAPQRPAEQAPARPDEPAQQPHAHRLEPADEGPPPVTGLSLPSIDLGWPHGLAAASLLAAGVLTALGRRRREQMWHRGFGTMIARPEGEAARAEEALRVGQDPEGAQLLDLSLRQLSRALADRGRTLPTVYGVHLGAESLDLWVAPADPNPPEPWRAFDDGQVWRLSADTLPALREAALGDVLAPYPGLVSIGTNANGRILVDLEAAQGLIAVRGPEETRRAALAAIALELATNRWSDHMRITLVGFDPDLARNLAEIAPDRIRTVASLQEALPELEGRSEEVRQALAASGADSVLTGRCRGVFGEAWMPHYLIMADQPTDAETARLVALARTGRRMASGYLVAGEVPGATWTWDVTADGRLHAGVLGFDVQAQLVRPEHYQAVADLFRTASRTQGAPLPGPADGEQPPSFDHRPEVDIRLLGPIEVDAPGPMDESRRALCTEVLVYLATHPGGVHPTVLSGAIWPRGVSAGVRDACIARVSDWLGRDSRGRPNLYYDERGRIRLGSEVRVDWSVFRWLVWRSAAEPASETAYLSYALDLVRGPLLADRPRGRYGWLAADQLEYEATARVIDVAHRLAVLRLEEGDAHGAVNAARAGLRMVPDDEGLWRDLLRATHATGDATQVQVVVDELRRRLGRDPLMDHLQPETEALIEELVPHWRQVAHR, from the coding sequence ATGTCACCACGCGATGCAGTCGGGATCCGCAGGCGCAGCGCCGGGGAGATACTGGCCGGGCTGGGGGCGCTGGTGGCGCTGTCGGCGCTGGTCGTCGGGGTGCCGTGCGCGCTGCTGCTGGCCTTCGGCTCGCCGCTGCCGGAGCGGATGCCCACCCTGGAGGACCTGACCGGCCGGATCGGCCCCTCGGCGATCATCACCGTGCTGGTCACCCTGGTGTGGCTGGCCTGGCTGCAACTGGTGGTCTGCGTCCTGGTGGAGGTGCACGCCGGGATCCGCGGCGTCGGGGTGCCGGTCCGGGTGCCGCTGGCCGGCGGGCTGCAGCCGCTGGTGCACCGGCTGGTGCTGGCCGCGCTGCTGCTGTTCACCACCGCCAGTGCGGTCATGCCCGCCTTCTCGGGCCGGGACATGCCCTCCACCGCGCCGGTGGCCGCGGTGCAGACCGACCACTTTCAGCTGGTGGCGGCCACCACGCCGCTTGCGCGGGCCGAGCCGTCCGGCACGGCCGAAGAAGGGGCGCGCGCCCTCGCCGAGAGCGTCGCGGCCGAACCGACCGAAAAGACGCAGACCACCAAGATCTACCGGGTGCAGCCGCCGCAGGGCCGCCACCACGAGAGCCTGTGGGAGATCGCCGAGCGGTGCCTGGGCGAGGGCCGCCGCTACAAGGAGATCTACGAGCTGAACAAGGGCCGGGTGCAGCCCGACGGCAGCAAGCTGACCTACGCCAGCCTCATCCGGCCCGGCTGGATCCTGGAGATGCCCGCCGACGCCGTCGGCGTCCAGGTCGTGCCGGTCGAAGACCTGGAGGAGTACTTCCGCTACGGGCACCCCAAGCCCGACCCCGAACCCCGCGGCCAGGACGGGCGGGAAACACCCCGGCAGGCCCCCGAAGAGGCCCCGCCCGCACCGTCTGCTCCGCCTTCGCAACCACCCGCCGCACAGACCCCCGAGCCGCCCGCTGAGCAGACCCCTGCGCCGCCCGCCGAACAGGCCCCGCAGCCGCCGGCCGCGCAGGCCCCGCAGCGTCCCGCCGAGCAGGCCCCCGCCCGGCCGGACGAGCCGGCCCAGCAGCCGCACGCCCACCGGCTCGAACCCGCCGACGAGGGGCCGCCGCCGGTCACCGGGCTGTCGCTGCCGTCGATCGACCTGGGCTGGCCGCACGGGCTGGCGGCGGCCTCGCTGCTGGCCGCCGGCGTGCTGACGGCGCTGGGCCGGCGGCGCCGCGAGCAGATGTGGCACCGCGGATTCGGCACCATGATCGCCCGTCCCGAGGGGGAGGCCGCCCGCGCCGAGGAGGCGCTGCGCGTCGGCCAGGACCCCGAGGGAGCCCAGCTGCTGGACCTGAGCCTGCGCCAGCTGTCACGGGCGCTGGCCGACCGGGGCCGCACCCTGCCCACCGTCTACGGCGTCCACCTGGGCGCCGAGAGCCTGGACCTGTGGGTCGCCCCCGCCGACCCCAACCCGCCCGAGCCCTGGCGCGCCTTCGACGACGGGCAGGTGTGGCGGCTGTCGGCCGACACGCTGCCCGCCCTGCGGGAGGCCGCGCTGGGCGACGTGCTGGCCCCCTACCCGGGCCTGGTGTCCATCGGCACCAACGCCAACGGCCGGATCCTGGTGGACCTGGAGGCCGCCCAGGGGCTGATCGCGGTGCGCGGCCCGGAGGAGACCCGGCGGGCGGCGCTGGCCGCCATCGCCCTGGAGCTGGCCACCAACCGCTGGTCGGACCACATGCGCATCACCCTGGTCGGCTTCGACCCCGACCTGGCGCGCAACCTCGCCGAGATCGCCCCCGACCGCATCCGCACCGTGGCCTCCCTGCAGGAGGCGCTGCCGGAGCTGGAGGGCCGCAGCGAGGAGGTGCGCCAGGCGCTGGCCGCCTCCGGCGCCGACTCGGTGCTGACCGGCCGCTGCCGCGGCGTGTTCGGCGAGGCATGGATGCCGCACTACCTGATCATGGCCGACCAGCCCACCGACGCCGAGACGGCCCGCCTGGTGGCGCTGGCCCGCACCGGCCGGCGCATGGCCTCCGGCTACCTGGTCGCCGGCGAGGTGCCGGGCGCCACCTGGACCTGGGACGTCACCGCCGACGGCCGGCTGCACGCCGGGGTGCTGGGCTTCGACGTGCAGGCCCAGCTGGTGCGCCCCGAGCACTACCAGGCGGTGGCCGACCTGTTCCGCACCGCCTCCCGCACCCAGGGCGCTCCGCTGCCGGGCCCCGCCGACGGGGAGCAGCCGCCGTCCTTCGACCACCGTCCCGAAGTGGACATCCGGCTGCTCGGCCCGATCGAGGTGGACGCGCCGGGCCCGATGGACGAAAGCCGCCGGGCGCTGTGCACCGAGGTGCTGGTGTACCTGGCCACCCATCCCGGCGGGGTGCACCCCACGGTGCTGAGCGGGGCGATCTGGCCGCGCGGCGTCAGCGCCGGGGTGCGCGACGCCTGCATCGCCCGCGTCTCCGACTGGCTGGGCCGCGACTCGCGCGGCCGTCCCAACCTCTACTACGACGAGCGCGGACGCATCCGGCTCGGCTCGGAGGTGCGGGTGGACTGGTCGGTGTTCCGCTGGCTGGTGTGGCGTTCGGCGGCCGAACCGGCCTCCGAGACCGCCTACCTGTCCTACGCCCTGGACCTGGTGCGCGGCCCGCTGCTGGCCGACCGGCCGCGCGGCCGCTACGGCTGGCTGGCCGCCGACCAGCTGGAGTACGAGGCCACCGCCCGCGTCATCGACGTCGCCCACCGCCTGGCCGTGCTGCGGCTGGAGGAGGGCGACGCCCACGGCGCGGTGAACGCCGCCCGGGCCGGGCTGCGCATGGTCCCCGACGACGAGGGCCTGTGGCGCGACCTGCTGCGCGCCACCCACGCCACCGGCGACGCCACCCAGGTGCAGGTGGTGGTGGACGAGCTGCGCCGCAGGCTCGGCCGCGACCCGCTGATGGACCACCTGCAGCCGGAGACCGAGGCCCTCATCGAGGAGCTGGTGCCGCACTGGCGTCAGGTCGCCCACCGGTGA